From the genome of Triticum aestivum cultivar Chinese Spring chromosome 3B, IWGSC CS RefSeq v2.1, whole genome shotgun sequence, one region includes:
- the LOC123072919 gene encoding GATA transcription factor 17: protein MSPAEMESDKVVEAAADPEERGAGDPKACDDCNTTKTPLWRGGPNGPKSLCNACGIRYRKRRRVAMGLDPEAKRKPKRDDAAISISKAAAEAAAQASTTKEEDTKAGDQKADDEKAAKKTKKTATTHTVELHMVGFAKDAVLKQQQRRRRQMRRRKPSCLGEEERAAILLMSLSSGVIYA from the exons ATGTCGCCGGCGGAGATGGAGTCCGACAAGGTCGTTGAGGCGGCGGCGGATCCTGAGGAGCGAGGCGCTGGCGACCCCAAGGCCTGCGACGACTGCAACACCACCAAGACGCCGCTCTGGCGCGGCGGACCCAACGGACCAAAG TCGCTGTGCAACGCGTGCGGGATCCGGTACCGGAAGAGGCGGCGGGTGGCCATGGGGCTCGACCCGGAGGCCAAGAGGAAGCCCAAGAGGGACGACGCCGCCATATCCATATCCAAGGCAGCAGCCGAAGCAGCAGCACAGGCTTCTACTACCAAGGAGGAGGACACCAAGGCAGGGGACCAGAAGGCCGACGATGAGAAGGCggccaagaagaccaagaagacgGCGACGACGCACACCGTGGAGCTCCACATGGTTGGGTTCGCCAAGGACGCGGTGctgaagcagcagcagcggcggcggcggcagatgcGACGGAGGAAGCCGTCGTGCCTGGGCGAGGAGGAGCGCGCCGCCATCCTCCTCATGTCACTCTCCTCAGGCGTAATATACGCCTGA